In the genome of Syntrophus gentianae, one region contains:
- the hemL gene encoding glutamate-1-semialdehyde 2,1-aminomutase produces the protein MTKSRSEQFFEIAERLLPGGVNSPVRAFRSVGGIPRFIDRAAGSRIYDVDGREYIDYVGSWGPMILGHAHPQVQEAIRKAVERGTSYGAPTVQEIELARRIIEAFPSLEKIRMVSSGTEATMSAIRLARGCTGREKILKFEGCYHGHADSLLVKAGSGIATLGIPGSPGVPACLAELTITLPFNSVEAFRTAVDRYGKELACVIVEPVAGNMGVVEPLPGFLETLRELTRQAGILLIFDEVITGFRLTYGGYQNLCGIEPDLTCLGKIIGGGLPVGAFGGRRDLMDYLAPVGPVYQAGTLSGNPLAMAAGLATLDILSSQRADYDVLNHRTAELCAAMGRLFQAADIPVRINRAGSLFTLFFSDHDVVNYETASLSNTDRYALFFKGMLERGIYLAPSAFEAAFVSFAHSEKDLEETLSACAETIKTMKGGI, from the coding sequence ATGACAAAATCCAGATCGGAACAGTTTTTTGAAATTGCGGAAAGGCTATTGCCGGGCGGGGTCAATAGCCCCGTGAGGGCCTTCCGGTCCGTCGGCGGGATTCCCCGCTTCATCGACCGGGCCGCGGGTTCCCGGATCTACGATGTCGACGGACGGGAATATATCGATTATGTCGGATCCTGGGGACCGATGATCCTTGGTCATGCCCACCCTCAGGTCCAGGAAGCGATCCGGAAGGCCGTTGAGCGGGGAACGAGCTACGGCGCTCCGACCGTCCAGGAAATCGAACTGGCAAGGAGAATCATCGAGGCTTTCCCCTCTCTCGAAAAAATCCGTATGGTCAGTTCGGGAACGGAAGCCACGATGAGCGCCATCCGCCTGGCCCGCGGCTGCACGGGTAGAGAAAAGATCCTCAAATTTGAGGGCTGTTATCATGGTCACGCCGACTCGCTCCTGGTCAAGGCCGGCTCCGGCATCGCCACCCTGGGCATCCCCGGCAGTCCCGGGGTTCCGGCCTGCCTTGCCGAACTGACCATCACCCTTCCTTTCAACTCGGTCGAAGCCTTCCGCACGGCGGTGGATCGCTACGGGAAAGAGCTGGCCTGCGTCATTGTCGAACCCGTGGCCGGCAATATGGGCGTCGTCGAACCCCTGCCGGGATTTCTGGAAACGCTCCGGGAACTGACCCGTCAGGCGGGAATTCTCCTCATTTTTGACGAGGTGATCACCGGATTCCGCCTCACCTACGGCGGCTATCAGAATCTCTGCGGCATTGAACCCGACCTGACCTGCCTCGGGAAGATCATCGGCGGAGGGCTTCCCGTCGGCGCCTTCGGCGGCAGGCGGGATCTCATGGATTATCTGGCCCCCGTCGGACCCGTCTACCAGGCGGGCACCCTCTCCGGAAATCCCCTGGCCATGGCGGCAGGCCTCGCCACTCTGGATATCCTGAGCAGTCAGCGTGCAGACTATGACGTTTTGAACCACCGGACGGCGGAACTGTGCGCCGCCATGGGCCGCCTCTTCCAGGCGGCGGATATCCCGGTGCGCATCAACCGCGCAGGCTCCCTTTTCACGCTCTTCTTCTCCGATCATGACGTCGTGAATTATGAAACAGCCAGCTTGAGCAATACGGACCGTTATGCCCTCTTCTTCAAGGGCATGCTGGAACGGGGCATCTACCTCGCGCCGTCGGCTTTCGAAGCGGCTTTTGTCTCTTTTGCCCATTCCGAGAAAGACCTGGAGGAGACCCTCTCGGCCTGCGCCGAAACGATAAAAACCATGAAAGGCGGAATATGA
- the gmd gene encoding GDP-mannose 4,6-dehydratase, producing MKKAFITGITGQDGSYLAELLLGKGYEVHGLIRRSSTFNTDRIDHLYKDFHDPQARLYLHYGDLSVSGQMTDLLYEINPDEIYHLGAQSHVRVSFDMPEYTGDVTGLGTLRLLEAIRRTGIKARFYQASSSEMFGAAPPPQCEDTPFQPQSPYAAAKVYAYYIARNYRQAYNLFACNGILFNHESPRRGETFVTRKITRGATQIKLGLRDKLYLGNLEAKRDWGFAGDYVEAMWMMLQQDKADDFVIATGETHSVREFAEKVFALLDLDYQKHVEIDPRYFRPTEVDILLGDASKARRSLNWEPKVGFDELIGMMTSADLELAQREKTLLDAGYACNLNPHLG from the coding sequence ATGAAGAAAGCATTTATCACCGGCATCACGGGGCAGGATGGCTCCTACCTCGCCGAATTGCTCCTGGGAAAGGGCTATGAGGTTCACGGCCTGATCCGTCGCTCCAGCACTTTCAATACGGATCGCATCGATCATCTCTACAAGGACTTCCACGATCCCCAGGCCCGGCTCTATCTCCATTATGGAGATCTCTCCGTTTCCGGCCAAATGACCGATCTGCTCTATGAGATCAACCCCGACGAAATCTATCACCTTGGCGCCCAGAGCCATGTCCGGGTCAGCTTCGACATGCCCGAATACACGGGAGACGTCACGGGTCTGGGCACCCTGCGGCTTCTGGAGGCAATCCGCAGAACCGGCATCAAGGCGCGTTTTTATCAGGCGTCCTCCAGTGAAATGTTCGGGGCGGCTCCCCCTCCACAATGCGAAGACACCCCTTTCCAGCCTCAGAGCCCCTACGCCGCCGCCAAGGTCTACGCCTATTACATCGCCAGGAATTACCGACAGGCCTACAATCTTTTTGCCTGCAACGGGATTCTCTTCAACCACGAATCGCCCCGGCGGGGTGAAACCTTCGTCACCCGCAAGATCACCCGGGGAGCAACGCAGATCAAGCTCGGCCTGCGGGACAAACTTTATCTCGGGAATCTGGAAGCGAAGAGGGACTGGGGATTTGCCGGCGATTATGTCGAAGCCATGTGGATGATGCTTCAGCAGGACAAGGCGGATGATTTCGTGATTGCCACGGGAGAAACCCATTCCGTTCGAGAATTTGCGGAAAAGGTTTTTGCGCTGCTCGACCTGGACTATCAGAAGCATGTGGAAATTGATCCCCGCTATTTCCGTCCGACGGAAGTGGACATCCTGCTGGGCGATGCCTCAAAAGCCAGACGGAGCCTCAACTGGGAACCGAAGGTCGGCTTCGATGAACTGATCGGCATGATGACCTCTGCCGATCTGGAGCTGGCGCAAAGAGAAAAAACCCTTCTGGATGCCGGCTATGCCTGCAATCTGAACCCGCACCTGGGATAG
- a CDS encoding GDP-L-fucose synthase family protein — MAENFTQKRIVVTGGRGFLGKHLLSCLNERGCRHLTVVDLPEYHLVHGEDIQRMYREIRPEIVIHLAARVGGIGFNQVNPATLFYENLMMGVQLLHEGWLQGIEKFVGIGTICAYPKFTPVPFKEEDLWNGYPEETNAPYGLAKKMMLVQAQAYRQQYGFNAIFLLPVNLYGPGDNFDPSSSHVIPALIKKCVDARLQGEKEIVVWGTGEATREFFYVEDAAKAIVLAAEKYDKSEPVNIGAGFEISIRDLVALIAELTGFSGRIVWDKSRPDGQPRRMLDTHRAYREFGFQAKTGFREGLRKTIDWYVRQRNREPGNGRIS; from the coding sequence GTGGCAGAGAACTTTACACAGAAGCGCATCGTTGTGACCGGCGGCAGGGGATTCCTGGGGAAGCACCTCCTGTCCTGCCTGAACGAACGGGGATGCCGTCATCTGACTGTTGTTGACCTCCCCGAGTATCATCTGGTCCACGGGGAGGATATTCAGAGAATGTACCGGGAAATTCGGCCGGAGATCGTGATTCACCTGGCGGCCCGGGTCGGGGGGATCGGGTTCAATCAGGTCAATCCGGCGACCCTTTTCTATGAAAATCTCATGATGGGTGTGCAACTGCTCCATGAAGGCTGGCTCCAGGGTATTGAAAAGTTCGTCGGCATCGGCACGATCTGCGCGTATCCCAAATTTACCCCGGTCCCTTTTAAAGAGGAGGACCTGTGGAACGGATATCCTGAAGAGACCAACGCCCCTTACGGACTGGCCAAAAAAATGATGCTGGTCCAGGCTCAGGCTTATCGGCAGCAATACGGGTTCAACGCCATCTTTCTGCTTCCGGTCAACCTCTATGGACCCGGAGACAACTTTGACCCATCGTCTTCTCACGTTATTCCCGCATTGATCAAAAAATGCGTCGACGCCCGCCTCCAGGGAGAAAAGGAAATCGTTGTCTGGGGAACGGGCGAAGCCACCCGGGAGTTCTTCTATGTCGAAGATGCCGCGAAGGCCATCGTTCTGGCAGCGGAAAAGTACGATAAGAGCGAACCGGTCAATATCGGGGCCGGTTTTGAAATTTCCATCCGGGATCTCGTGGCCCTCATCGCGGAATTGACCGGTTTTTCCGGCCGAATCGTCTGGGACAAATCCCGTCCGGATGGTCAACCCCGAAGGATGCTGGACACCCATCGGGCTTACAGGGAATTCGGATTTCAGGCAAAGACCGGTTTCCGCGAAGGATTGAGGAAAACGATCGACTGGTATGTCCGGCAGAGGAATCGAGAACCGGGTAACGGCAGGATTTCATAG
- a CDS encoding AtpZ/AtpI family protein, producing MRIAYASSVGIGMVLAIFGCLYFGRYLDQQFGTGLRFTIIFLLLGIAAGFRNLYYIIKKYSVDEESTTDSGDIKSGSDRKSPPSEKT from the coding sequence ATGCGGATTGCATACGCGAGCAGCGTAGGCATCGGAATGGTTCTTGCCATTTTCGGCTGTTTGTATTTTGGCAGGTACCTTGACCAGCAATTCGGAACTGGGTTGCGTTTTACGATTATTTTCCTGCTTCTCGGCATTGCGGCTGGTTTTCGGAATCTTTATTACATCATCAAGAAGTATTCTGTTGATGAAGAATCAACGACCGATTCGGGCGATATAAAAAGTGGATCCGATAGAAAAAGCCCCCCTTCAGAGAAAACTTGA
- a CDS encoding ATP synthase subunit I — protein MDPIEKAPLQRKLEITNWVVLGLLILGSTILQSFHFSLGVLLGGLISIVNFYWLHQNLRNTFQRLMDGSKSSILLKYCVRLAVTAVILYLIIAYRIADVLGLLLGLSIVVINMVFTVIMTFHKKNFEEVS, from the coding sequence GTGGATCCGATAGAAAAAGCCCCCCTTCAGAGAAAACTTGAAATCACCAACTGGGTGGTTCTAGGTCTTCTTATCCTTGGCAGTACCATCCTTCAGTCCTTCCACTTTTCCCTGGGGGTTCTGCTGGGTGGCTTAATCAGCATTGTCAATTTCTACTGGCTTCACCAGAACCTCCGCAACACCTTTCAGCGCCTGATGGATGGATCTAAATCATCCATCCTGCTCAAATACTGCGTCCGGCTCGCCGTAACCGCAGTTATTCTCTACCTCATCATTGCCTATCGAATCGCGGACGTCCTGGGCCTGCTCCTGGGTCTTTCCATTGTCGTCATCAATATGGTTTTCACCGTCATCATGACGTTTCATAAAAAAAATTTTGAGGAGGTTAGTTAA
- the atpB gene encoding F0F1 ATP synthase subunit A — MESLSFLHNPFVPDHVTYMWFVMALLIVSALIVRGALELYPGKFQNVMEVVIGGLNTLVMDTMGPHGKPFFPLIATIALFVLLSNLLGLVPGFGCPTANLNTNAAMAISVFVLTHVMGVKVHGAKYVKQFLGPVAWLAPLMLPIELVSHLVRPLSLSIRLFGNMEGGHIVIMVLLILAPFLVPVPILILKLLICFIQTLVFSLLSMMYIGGAMEEAH; from the coding sequence ATGGAGTCTCTGTCGTTTCTTCACAACCCCTTCGTCCCGGATCACGTGACGTATATGTGGTTTGTCATGGCCCTGCTGATCGTGTCCGCACTGATCGTCAGGGGCGCGCTGGAGCTGTATCCGGGTAAGTTCCAGAATGTCATGGAAGTCGTCATTGGCGGGCTCAATACCTTGGTTATGGATACCATGGGACCTCACGGAAAACCGTTCTTCCCTCTTATTGCAACGATTGCACTCTTTGTCCTCCTATCCAACCTTCTCGGCCTGGTTCCCGGTTTCGGATGCCCCACGGCGAATTTGAATACCAACGCGGCCATGGCGATTTCAGTCTTTGTCCTGACGCATGTCATGGGCGTCAAGGTTCATGGCGCAAAATATGTCAAACAGTTCCTGGGACCGGTAGCGTGGCTGGCTCCTCTCATGCTCCCCATTGAGCTCGTCAGTCATCTGGTCCGTCCCCTGTCCCTCTCAATCCGACTTTTCGGCAACATGGAGGGTGGACATATCGTTATCATGGTGTTGCTCATCCTGGCTCCCTTTCTCGTTCCTGTACCAATCCTGATCCTGAAACTCCTCATCTGCTTCATCCAGACCCTCGTCTTTTCGCTCCTTTCCATGATGTATATCGGCGGGGCCATGGAAGAGGCTCATTAA
- the yihA gene encoding ribosome biogenesis GTP-binding protein YihA/YsxC yields the protein MMKIVTVEFVKSATAPSGYPQGTLPEVAFVGRSNVGKSSLINTLVRRKQLARTSNTPGRTQLINFFNINQELLFVDLPGYGFARVPESVKREWGPMIEAYLRERECLKLVVLILDIRRNPSEEDLALKAWLDFYARKTLFVLTKADKLSRGESKNRSRAIREVLSLPDMPITFSAKTGLGRDQIWEEIQRLK from the coding sequence ATCATGAAAATCGTGACCGTGGAGTTTGTCAAGAGTGCGACAGCGCCCTCGGGCTATCCTCAGGGAACTCTGCCCGAAGTGGCCTTTGTCGGCCGGTCGAATGTGGGAAAATCGTCGCTGATCAATACCCTCGTCCGCAGAAAACAGCTTGCCCGGACCAGCAATACGCCGGGCAGGACGCAGTTGATCAATTTTTTCAATATCAACCAGGAATTGTTGTTCGTCGATCTTCCCGGCTACGGCTTTGCCCGGGTTCCCGAGTCCGTCAAGAGGGAATGGGGCCCCATGATTGAGGCGTATCTGCGGGAACGGGAATGCCTGAAACTGGTTGTTCTCATCCTCGACATCCGGAGAAACCCGTCGGAGGAAGATCTGGCGCTTAAGGCCTGGCTGGATTTTTACGCTCGAAAGACGCTCTTCGTTCTGACCAAAGCGGACAAGCTCTCCCGGGGGGAAAGCAAAAACAGATCACGCGCCATCCGGGAAGTTCTTTCCCTTCCGGATATGCCGATTACTTTCTCCGCGAAGACGGGTCTGGGCAGGGATCAAATCTGGGAGGAAATACAAAGACTGAAATAA
- a CDS encoding sigma-54-dependent transcriptional regulator, whose product MSGILVIDGDRSALETVKLFLVKEGYETYTASTGTDGLNLCVQKSPDLVVLDVSLSDVDGFTVLEELLEEKEQIKVIAMMAYPDMEKIIRVMKMGAFDYIHKSVDLNELFSAIRKALNTLELDRRTDRLPRENLPEFKKGDIIGAGREMREIFKMVGVISQSRTTVLIEGESGTGKELIAKVIHSHTSPNEPFIAVNCSAIVETLLESELFGHEKGSFTSAFNRQLGKFELARYGTLFLDEISEMSINLQAKLLRVLQEMEFERVGGKDKVQVHARVIAATNKDLKTLVREGHFRSDLYYRLNIVSIKMPPLRDRSEDLPRLVSFLITKINRELRRQIVGVSEEVMGAFLSNDWPGNVRELENLLVRAGVMAKGRILERGDFPELFKKPVVSETGNVSRLEEWGKSGELLTLDDVEEQHIRKILKLERGKNKGELCDILGISRPTFERKLDKYGISFERDGFERSPEEEKLTVEGKTGS is encoded by the coding sequence ATGTCCGGAATTCTTGTCATTGATGGGGATCGCTCAGCCCTGGAAACGGTTAAACTCTTTCTGGTGAAGGAAGGATATGAGACCTATACGGCCTCTACGGGAACGGACGGATTGAACCTCTGTGTCCAGAAATCCCCGGACCTGGTGGTTCTGGATGTTTCTCTATCCGATGTGGACGGATTTACGGTTCTGGAGGAATTGCTGGAAGAAAAGGAACAGATAAAAGTGATCGCGATGATGGCTTATCCCGACATGGAGAAGATCATCCGGGTCATGAAAATGGGCGCCTTCGATTATATCCATAAATCCGTCGATCTGAACGAGCTTTTTTCGGCAATCCGGAAGGCGCTGAACACTCTGGAGCTGGACAGGAGGACGGACCGGTTGCCCAGGGAAAACCTCCCGGAATTCAAGAAGGGGGATATCATCGGCGCCGGACGGGAAATGAGGGAAATCTTCAAGATGGTCGGGGTTATCTCTCAAAGCCGAACCACCGTTCTGATCGAAGGCGAGAGCGGGACGGGAAAGGAGCTCATCGCCAAAGTCATCCACAGCCATACCTCACCGAATGAACCCTTCATCGCCGTCAACTGTTCCGCCATTGTGGAAACGCTTCTGGAATCGGAGTTGTTCGGCCATGAGAAAGGTTCGTTCACCAGCGCCTTTAACCGGCAACTGGGGAAATTCGAGCTGGCGCGGTACGGGACACTCTTTCTTGATGAAATCAGCGAGATGTCCATCAACCTCCAGGCCAAGCTGCTCCGCGTGCTTCAGGAAATGGAGTTTGAACGGGTGGGAGGAAAGGATAAAGTACAGGTCCATGCCCGGGTCATTGCGGCGACGAACAAGGATCTTAAAACATTGGTCCGGGAGGGACATTTCCGGTCTGATCTGTATTACCGGCTCAATATCGTCTCCATCAAAATGCCTCCCCTGAGGGATCGGTCGGAGGATCTCCCCAGGCTGGTTTCTTTTCTGATAACCAAGATTAATCGGGAACTTCGCCGGCAGATCGTCGGGGTTTCGGAAGAGGTGATGGGAGCCTTTCTTTCGAATGACTGGCCCGGCAATGTGCGGGAATTGGAGAACCTCCTCGTTCGTGCCGGCGTGATGGCCAAGGGAAGGATTCTGGAGAGAGGCGATTTCCCGGAACTTTTTAAAAAGCCCGTTGTTTCCGAAACAGGGAACGTCTCCCGGCTGGAGGAATGGGGGAAGTCCGGTGAGCTGTTGACCCTGGATGATGTGGAAGAGCAGCACATTCGGAAAATCCTGAAACTGGAAAGGGGAAAAAACAAGGGGGAACTTTGCGATATTCTGGGGATATCGCGGCCCACCTTTGAACGGAAACTGGATAAATACGGGATATCCTTTGAACGCGACGGCTTTGAGAGAAGTCCGGAAGAGGAGAAACTCACCGTCGAGGGAAAAACCGGATCATGA
- a CDS encoding peroxiredoxin, producing the protein MTKYKNRLAGFFTAVTLVFLSSSAAYGLSDAYKDNVYNPGSLKPMDSVLKVKVGDPVPDFTLRSISGELVSLKDYRGRKNVVLSFVPAAWTPVCSDQWPGYNIVKDIFDKNDAILLGISVDNIPTLFSWTNQMGHLWFPVLSDFYPHGETASRFGILRSDGVSERALFIIDKKGIIRYIDVQDINKRPSLEILVQELEKLQK; encoded by the coding sequence ATGACGAAATATAAAAACAGATTGGCTGGATTTTTTACAGCCGTTACCCTCGTTTTCCTGTCCAGCTCTGCAGCTTACGGCCTGTCGGATGCCTACAAGGACAATGTCTATAATCCGGGAAGTCTGAAACCCATGGACAGTGTCCTGAAGGTAAAGGTGGGTGATCCGGTTCCGGATTTCACGCTGAGATCGATTTCCGGCGAACTCGTTTCGCTGAAGGATTATCGGGGAAGGAAGAACGTGGTGCTTTCCTTTGTCCCCGCTGCCTGGACTCCCGTCTGTTCCGATCAGTGGCCCGGCTATAACATCGTCAAGGACATTTTTGACAAGAACGACGCGATCCTGCTCGGAATATCGGTGGACAACATCCCGACGCTCTTTTCCTGGACGAACCAGATGGGCCACTTGTGGTTTCCCGTTCTGTCCGATTTCTATCCCCATGGGGAAACCGCTTCTCGATTCGGAATCCTGCGGTCCGACGGAGTGTCTGAACGGGCCTTGTTTATTATCGATAAAAAGGGCATCATCCGCTATATTGATGTCCAGGACATCAACAAACGGCCGTCTCTGGAAATCCTGGTTCAGGAATTGGAAAAACTGCAGAAGTAG
- a CDS encoding peroxiredoxin family protein codes for MKRFSTILGLVLAVTLAVMVKNACAVSPPQARGALPEFELAIPQDAAERNYLGLSRGLPFLGKGTFKMTQIKGDVVILEIFSMYCPYCQAEAPNVKALYEKIEKTASLRGRIKMIGIGAGNNAYEVDTFKKKYQIPFPLFSDGDFVLHKKFGEVRTPYFIVFQNYPNGSYRIVYSKLGAFGDVDTFLNLVIKLTGIQ; via the coding sequence ATGAAACGCTTCTCAACCATCTTGGGATTGGTTTTGGCCGTCACCTTGGCCGTCATGGTGAAAAATGCCTGTGCGGTTTCACCTCCCCAGGCTCGTGGTGCATTGCCCGAATTTGAACTGGCCATCCCCCAGGATGCGGCGGAAAGGAATTATCTCGGTCTTTCCCGCGGCCTGCCCTTCCTGGGAAAAGGAACGTTCAAAATGACGCAGATTAAGGGAGACGTGGTCATCCTGGAAATCTTCAGCATGTATTGCCCCTATTGCCAGGCCGAAGCTCCCAATGTGAAGGCGTTGTATGAAAAAATCGAGAAAACGGCGTCCCTGCGGGGCAGGATCAAGATGATAGGGATTGGAGCGGGAAACAATGCCTATGAGGTGGATACGTTTAAAAAGAAATATCAGATTCCTTTTCCCCTCTTTTCCGATGGAGACTTTGTCCTGCATAAAAAATTCGGGGAAGTGAGAACGCCCTATTTCATTGTGTTTCAGAACTACCCCAACGGTTCTTATCGAATTGTTTATTCCAAGCTGGGGGCCTTCGGGGATGTCGATACGTTTTTGAACCTGGTGATCAAACTTACCGGCATTCAATAA